In Zingiber officinale cultivar Zhangliang chromosome 6A, Zo_v1.1, whole genome shotgun sequence, a single genomic region encodes these proteins:
- the LOC121998276 gene encoding NAD-dependent malic enzyme 59 kDa isoform, mitochondrial-like, which yields MWKLARVAWSLRQARRMSIPGPCIVSKRGTDILHDPWFNKDTAFPLTERDRLGLRGLLPPRVISFEQQHQRFMDAYHSLEHNTRGEKETTVSLAKWRILNRLHDRNETLYYRALIDNIKDFAPIVYTPTVGLVCENYGGLYRRPRGMYFSAKDKGEMMSMIHNWPSKQVDMIVVTDGSRILGLGDLGVQGIGIPIGKLDIYVAAAGINPQRILPVMLDVGTNNQKLLEDKLYLGLRQPRLEGDEYLSIVDEFMEAAFARWPKAVIQFEDFQMKWAFETLQRYREKFCMFNDDIQGTAGVALAGLLGAVRAQGKSLNDFMKQKIVVVGAGSAGIGVLNMAKKAISRMWGNNEPFDGNQFWLIDKDGLITKDRKGIDPAAAPFARGYGPEEVEGLREGASLQEVVKKVKPHVLLGLSGVGGIFNEEVLRAMQHSDSCRPAIFAMSNPTKNAECTPKDAFKYAGENIIFASGSPFENVDLGNGKVGYVNQANNMYLFPGIGLGALLSGAKHISDGMLQAAAECLASYITDEDIQKGIIFPSISSIRHITTQVGAAVVHAAVAEGLAEGHGDVNIKELSHMSKEETAEYVARNMWYPIYSPLVHD from the exons ATGTGGAAGCTCGCGCGAGTGGCCTGGAGCCTACGCCAGGCCCGGCGGATGTCGATCCCCGGTCCCTGTATCGTCAGCAAGCGGGGCACCGACATACTCCATGATCCATGGTTCAATAAG GATACTGCTTTTCCTTTGACTGAAAGAGATCGTCTTGGGCTTCGTGGTCTTCTTCCTCCTCGTGTTATATCATTTGAGCAACAACATCAACGTTTTA TGGACGCATATCATTCGCTGGAGCATAATACCAGAGGTGAAAAAGAAACTACTGTATCTCTAGCAAAGTGGCGGATACTGAATAGACTGCATGATAGAAATGAGACACTATACTACAGG GCTCTCATTGACAACATAAAGGACTTTGCTCCAATTGTTTACACTCCAACTGTGGGTTTGGTGTGTGAAAACTATGGAGGTTTGTATAGACGGCCACGTGGCATGTATTTCAGTGCAAAGGACAAAGGAGAGATGATGTCCATGATTCATAATTGGCCTTCTAAGCAG GTAGACATGATTGTAGTGACTGATGGAAGTCGGATTCTTGGTCTTGGTGATCTTGGAGTTCAGGGTATTGGAATTCCTATAGGAAAACTTGACATTTATGTTGCAGCTGCTGGAATCAATCCACAGAGG ATTCTACCTGTTATGCTGGATGTTGGGACCAATAATCAGAAACTTCTTGAAGATAAGCTTT ATTTAGGATTACGACAACCAAGACTAGAAGGAGATGAATATTTGTCTATTGTCGATGAATTTATGGAAGCAGCATTTGCACGATGGCCGAAGGCAGTCATTCAG TTTGAAGATTTCCAAATGAAGTGGGCTTTTGAAACTCTTCAACGATATCGTGAAAAATTTTGTATGTTCAATGATGATATCCAG GGAACTGCTGGTGTTGCACTAGCTGGATTGCTTGGAGCTGTGAGAGCACAAGGAAAATCTCTAAATGATTTCATGAAGCAGAAAATTGTTGTGGTAGGAGCTGGAAG TGCAGGAATAGGTGTCCTCAACATGGCTAAAAAGGCTATTTCTAGAATGTGGGGAAACAATGAACCTTTTGACGGAAATCAATTCTGGCTGATTGACAAAGAT GGTCTTATTACAAAGGATAGGAAAGGAATTGACCCTGCAGCTGCCCCATTTGCTCGTGGCTATGGTCCAGAGGAAGTCGAAGGACTTAGAGAAGGTGCTAGCCTACAAGAAGTA GTCAAAAAAGTGAAACCCCACGTGCTTTTAGGATTGTCAGGAGTTGGTGGTATCTTCAATGAGGAG GTCCTTAGGGCCATGCAACACTCTGATTCCTGTCGCCCTGCAATATTTGCTATGTCAAATCCCACAAAGAATG CTGAGTGCACTCCTAAGGATGCATTCAAGTATGCTGGTGAAAACATAATTTTTGCTAGCGGAAGCCCTTTTGAAAATGTAGATTTAG GAAATGGGAAAGTAGGTTATGTCAATCAAGCAAACAACATGTATCTGTTTCCTGG GATTGGATTAGGAGCACTTCTTTCTGGCGCTAAACATATTTCAGATGGGATGCTTCAAGCTGCAGCTGAATG TCTGGCATCATACATAACAGATGAAGATATTCAAAAAGGAATCATCTTCCCTTCTATTTCAAG TATAAGGCATATTACAACACAAGTTGGGGCAGCCGTAGTACACGCTGCTGTCGCTGAAGGTCTCGCCGAAGGGCATGGTGACGTGAATATCAAAGAACTTTCTCACATGTCAAAG GAGGAAACAGCGGAGTATGTTGCTCGCAATATGTGGTACCCTATTTACAGCCCTCTCGTTCATGATTAA